A single Halogeometricum rufum DNA region contains:
- a CDS encoding MFS transporter: MESDANASVPDDDTVAASSAGGLAYWGPAVAVSLAMFIGVIDSTLMNVAIPAIVVDLDTTVTVVQGAISFYAMVMAALILPGGKLSSMYGIRRLMTATLLVYGVGTTLAALSWNVVVLYVGWSVIEGAAAAVLLPLTFTVLLVSYEGRDRAKALGILAGVNAAGAAFGPLLGGAVTTFASWRWGFGIEVLIVLVALFFVRYLPREPLTETRSAFDVGGTVLSVVGTTALVAGVLFAGRYGWVASRRPFVVGDVRLDLFGASPTVWLVGLGIVVFAAFVQYERRIERRGGSPLVPVRLLANGAFTAGVVTNASRSLVLAGFIFVVPVFLQSGAGYTAFETGVAMLPFSVATFVTSLFTTDWRRFVPSKTLIQGGIVLMGLGILSLVSRTTLDATLVQLAVPMALVGLGLGLVMAQLIDVTLSSVDAKDAAAASGLMNATMMLGYSFGTAIVGTYLLRRFYGGVVDGVFAAVGTDVSAGDRAGLVSALEDAAETATKETQREFLDGLSAAQRELLVGVFDSAIVQAQRETLLLLTLLVLLVLLLSTLLPGGETDAES, translated from the coding sequence ATGGAATCTGACGCGAATGCTTCCGTCCCCGACGACGACACGGTGGCGGCCAGTTCGGCGGGAGGGTTGGCGTACTGGGGACCGGCGGTCGCGGTGAGTCTCGCGATGTTCATCGGCGTCATCGATTCGACGTTGATGAACGTCGCGATTCCGGCCATCGTCGTCGACCTCGACACGACTGTCACGGTCGTACAGGGAGCGATATCGTTCTACGCGATGGTCATGGCGGCGTTGATTCTCCCCGGCGGCAAACTGTCGTCGATGTACGGGATTCGGCGACTGATGACCGCGACGCTTCTCGTGTACGGAGTCGGGACGACGCTGGCGGCGCTGAGCTGGAACGTCGTCGTCCTCTACGTCGGGTGGTCCGTCATCGAGGGCGCCGCGGCCGCCGTGTTACTCCCGCTGACGTTCACCGTCCTCCTCGTCAGTTACGAAGGGCGGGACCGGGCGAAAGCGCTCGGTATCCTCGCCGGGGTGAACGCGGCCGGGGCCGCTTTCGGCCCGCTACTCGGAGGGGCGGTCACGACGTTCGCGAGTTGGCGGTGGGGCTTCGGTATCGAGGTGCTCATCGTCCTCGTCGCACTCTTCTTCGTTCGGTATCTCCCCCGCGAACCCCTGACCGAGACTCGCTCGGCGTTCGACGTCGGTGGGACGGTGCTCTCGGTCGTGGGGACGACAGCCCTCGTGGCCGGCGTGCTGTTCGCAGGCCGGTACGGCTGGGTGGCGTCTCGCCGACCGTTCGTCGTCGGCGACGTTCGGCTGGACCTGTTCGGGGCGTCCCCGACCGTCTGGCTCGTCGGCCTCGGAATCGTCGTCTTCGCGGCCTTCGTCCAGTACGAGCGACGAATCGAGCGACGCGGCGGGTCGCCCCTGGTTCCGGTCCGTCTGCTGGCGAACGGGGCGTTCACCGCCGGCGTCGTCACGAACGCGTCGCGGTCCCTGGTCCTCGCCGGGTTCATCTTCGTGGTGCCGGTCTTCCTCCAGTCCGGCGCGGGATACACCGCGTTCGAGACCGGCGTCGCGATGCTCCCGTTCTCGGTCGCGACGTTCGTCACGTCTCTCTTCACGACCGACTGGCGGCGGTTCGTCCCGTCGAAAACGCTGATTCAGGGCGGAATCGTCCTCATGGGGCTCGGGATACTCTCACTCGTGTCTCGGACGACGCTCGACGCGACGCTGGTGCAACTCGCCGTGCCGATGGCGCTGGTCGGCCTCGGCCTCGGGCTCGTGATGGCGCAGCTTATCGACGTGACGCTCTCGTCGGTCGACGCGAAGGACGCGGCGGCGGCGTCCGGTCTGATGAACGCGACGATGATGCTCGGCTACTCGTTCGGGACCGCTATCGTGGGCACGTACTTACTGCGCCGATTCTACGGAGGCGTCGTCGACGGCGTATTCGCCGCCGTGGGCACGGACGTGTCGGCCGGTGACCGGGCGGGACTCGTGTCCGCTCTCGAAGACGCCGCGGAGACCGCGACCAAAGAGACGCAACGAGAGTTCCTCGACGGCCTCTCCGCGGCGCAACGAGAACTGCTGGTCGGCGTGTTCGACAGCGCGATCGTACAGGCACAGCGAGAGACGCTGTTGCTCCTCACGCTCCTCGTGCTTCTCGTGCTCCTGCTCTCGACGCTTCTCCCGGGCGGCGAGACCGACGCCGAGTCGTAG
- a CDS encoding GlcG/HbpS family heme-binding protein codes for MTKLTLDDSKEIVSAAEARAEEMGVPMCIAVMDDGANLVAFHRMDGALLASIDIAQNKAYTAVSLEMDTETVWEVSQPGESLYGLGGTNDGRIVTFGGGLPLEVDGTVVGAVGVSGGSAEEDVTVASAAVEAFESG; via the coding sequence ATGACAAAGCTAACGCTCGACGATTCGAAGGAGATAGTATCGGCAGCAGAGGCGCGGGCCGAGGAGATGGGCGTCCCGATGTGCATCGCGGTGATGGACGACGGGGCGAACCTCGTCGCGTTCCACCGGATGGACGGCGCGCTCCTCGCCAGCATCGACATCGCACAGAACAAGGCGTACACCGCCGTCTCGCTGGAGATGGATACGGAGACGGTGTGGGAAGTCTCCCAGCCCGGCGAGTCGCTGTACGGCCTCGGCGGGACGAACGACGGCCGCATCGTCACGTTCGGCGGCGGTCTCCCGCTCGAAGTCGACGGCACCGTCGTCGGCGCCGTCGGCGTCTCCGGGGGGAGCGCCGAGGAGGACGTCACCGTGGCGTCGGCCGCCGTGGAGGCGTTCGAGTCCGGCTAG
- a CDS encoding FAD-binding oxidoreductase codes for MPNWDCDFLATLELDGRVEFGVGERDRYAADASPHDPAEPDAVVHAASTEDVSAVLAAADDRGVPVTPWGGGSGLEGSAVPVEGGVVLTTRGIDHVDPRPSDLVATVGPGVVYDDLNDRLARHGLRFAPGISSGDLATVGGMVATNASGFNAVRYGETRDHVRRLEVVLADGTVLDCGTAAVKTSSGYSLVDLFVGSEGTLGVVTEVTLGLVGVPQEKRAALTTFPDERSAAEAVAEVIRYGVRPGALEFVGPTQAELIDAYSDAADLAPKPTLVVELHGNSAAGVEADLEFVREIFDDCGMDRWTEADRGEMDGVWAARRDALPAARAHREEWDVGVVGDVVVPISAYPDIVAAVEAAAADLDLLTPCVGHAGDGNLHYTPLVDPDDAEMVARVRELNERVVTTAIEMGGTATGEHGVGIGKRSYMDREHGAAVAVMRAIKDALDPNGTLNPGKMLPPE; via the coding sequence ATGCCGAACTGGGACTGCGACTTCCTCGCGACGCTCGAACTCGACGGCCGCGTCGAGTTCGGCGTCGGCGAGCGCGACCGATACGCGGCGGACGCGAGTCCGCACGACCCCGCCGAACCCGACGCCGTCGTGCACGCCGCGTCGACCGAGGACGTGTCGGCGGTGTTGGCTGCGGCCGACGACCGGGGCGTGCCGGTCACGCCGTGGGGCGGCGGGTCCGGCCTGGAGGGAAGCGCCGTCCCCGTCGAGGGCGGCGTCGTCCTCACGACGCGCGGTATCGACCACGTCGACCCGCGGCCGTCGGACCTCGTGGCCACGGTCGGACCGGGCGTGGTCTACGACGACCTGAACGACCGACTCGCCCGCCACGGTCTGCGGTTCGCGCCCGGCATCTCGAGCGGCGACCTCGCCACGGTGGGCGGGATGGTCGCCACGAACGCCTCCGGCTTCAACGCCGTCCGCTACGGCGAGACGCGGGACCACGTCCGCCGCCTCGAAGTCGTCCTCGCGGACGGGACCGTACTCGACTGCGGGACGGCGGCGGTGAAGACGTCCTCGGGGTACAGCCTGGTCGACCTGTTCGTCGGCAGCGAGGGCACCCTCGGCGTCGTGACGGAGGTGACGTTGGGACTCGTCGGCGTCCCGCAGGAGAAGCGCGCGGCGCTCACCACCTTCCCCGACGAGCGCTCGGCGGCCGAAGCCGTCGCGGAGGTGATTCGGTACGGCGTCCGCCCGGGTGCGCTGGAGTTCGTCGGGCCGACGCAGGCGGAACTCATCGACGCCTACAGCGACGCCGCCGACCTCGCGCCCAAACCGACGCTCGTGGTCGAACTCCACGGCAACTCCGCGGCCGGCGTGGAGGCCGACCTCGAGTTCGTCCGCGAGATATTCGACGACTGCGGGATGGACCGGTGGACCGAGGCCGACCGAGGAGAGATGGACGGCGTCTGGGCCGCCCGGCGGGACGCGCTCCCCGCGGCCCGCGCCCACCGGGAGGAGTGGGACGTTGGCGTCGTCGGCGACGTCGTCGTCCCCATCTCCGCGTATCCCGACATCGTCGCCGCCGTCGAGGCGGCCGCGGCGGACCTCGACCTGCTCACGCCGTGCGTCGGCCACGCGGGAGACGGGAATCTCCACTACACGCCGCTGGTGGACCCCGACGACGCGGAGATGGTCGCTCGCGTCCGCGAACTCAACGAACGCGTCGTCACCACCGCGATAGAGATGGGCGGCACGGCCACGGGGGAACACGGCGTCGGCATCGGCAAGCGGTCGTACATGGACCGCGAACACGGCGCCGCCGTGGCGGTCATGCGCGCGATAAAGGACGCGCTCGACCCGAACGGGACGCTCAACCCCGGGAAGATGCTGCCGCCCGAGTGA
- a CDS encoding ADP-dependent glucokinase/phosphofructokinase, whose product MTEARSRLEDDLQTVRDLSLFVAYNANVDAVIRVDESLEAALEPPAGDPGTTAPPDRLASKSDLATAIAHAMAAGEGDQGAMTADLADELEAKLRADAMQMGGQAGIMTNLLSTLAASPVVYTYLLSETQRSMFDRPERIRFPLVEDGEVRFASLDDAPTAERTKINWIFEFREGAEFFGVRATGNTRFIAASRPPEFDLHAGELDAVIDQVGDGTHGALLAGYHNLTPENVEAGYDRTLRHARDVLRRLRSEREFPVHVEYAVTHDDELRRSVTETILPEANVVGLDPHELSLLREDLNLAAEPADEGDGAVGALEEASLEDESPERSIVAHYRTLVALRDRLGVDCVRMHAMHYHLAVMDDYLPPEAVERGLEFAAVNAATKAATGHIDGPEALETGLEYEPSTAGKRAVESLADAVDATAEDGVLATPSVVACPNRVVDDPAGTVGIGDIVSAASFALEVGATVEDAR is encoded by the coding sequence ATGACGGAGGCTCGCAGTCGACTCGAAGACGACTTGCAGACGGTGCGCGACCTGTCGCTGTTCGTCGCGTACAACGCGAACGTGGACGCGGTGATTCGGGTCGACGAGTCCCTGGAGGCCGCACTCGAACCGCCCGCCGGCGACCCGGGGACGACGGCGCCCCCGGACCGCCTCGCGTCGAAGTCGGACCTCGCGACCGCTATCGCGCACGCGATGGCCGCGGGCGAGGGCGACCAAGGCGCCATGACGGCCGACCTCGCCGACGAACTGGAGGCGAAACTCCGCGCGGACGCGATGCAGATGGGCGGACAGGCGGGCATCATGACCAACCTGCTGTCGACGCTGGCGGCGTCGCCCGTCGTCTACACCTACCTGCTGTCGGAGACGCAGCGGTCGATGTTCGACCGACCGGAGCGAATCCGGTTCCCCCTCGTCGAGGACGGCGAAGTCCGGTTCGCTTCCCTCGACGACGCGCCGACAGCCGAACGAACGAAGATAAACTGGATATTCGAGTTCAGGGAGGGCGCGGAGTTCTTCGGCGTTCGAGCGACGGGCAACACGCGGTTCATCGCCGCCTCGCGGCCGCCGGAGTTCGACCTGCACGCCGGCGAACTCGACGCGGTCATCGACCAGGTGGGCGACGGCACCCACGGCGCACTCCTCGCGGGGTACCACAACCTGACGCCCGAGAACGTCGAGGCGGGCTACGACCGGACGCTTCGCCACGCGCGGGACGTGCTGCGCCGACTTCGGTCCGAACGGGAGTTCCCCGTCCACGTCGAGTACGCGGTCACGCACGACGACGAACTTCGTCGGAGCGTCACGGAGACGATTCTCCCGGAGGCGAACGTGGTCGGTCTGGACCCGCACGAACTGAGCCTGCTGCGGGAGGACCTGAACCTCGCCGCCGAACCGGCGGACGAGGGCGACGGCGCCGTCGGCGCCCTCGAGGAAGCGTCCCTCGAAGACGAGTCGCCGGAGCGGTCCATCGTCGCGCACTACCGAACGCTCGTTGCGCTTCGGGACCGCCTCGGCGTCGACTGCGTCCGGATGCACGCCATGCACTACCACCTCGCGGTGATGGACGACTACCTCCCGCCGGAGGCCGTCGAACGCGGCCTCGAATTCGCCGCCGTCAACGCCGCGACGAAGGCCGCGACCGGGCACATCGACGGGCCGGAGGCGCTCGAAACCGGGCTGGAGTACGAACCGTCGACGGCGGGGAAGCGGGCCGTCGAGTCCCTCGCGGACGCCGTCGACGCGACGGCCGAGGACGGCGTGCTCGCGACCCCGTCCGTCGTCGCCTGCCCGAACCGCGTCGTCGACGACCCCGCGGGTACGGTCGGCATCGGCGACATCGTGTCCGCCGCCAGTTTCGCGCTCGAAGTCGGCGCGACGGTCGAGGACGCTCGGTGA
- a CDS encoding multicopper oxidase family protein, with the protein MEPDHKHTREDGTPNDDQSRPLSRRALLRSAQVAAVGALAGCVGSIPGTGSNGREVTPRPTVTEEPDESVGLTAAPGTATGPTGANETWAYEGRFPGPELRVREGDVLGVELTNDLPDETTIHWHGVPVPNPVDGVPGVTQEPVRPGETYGYEFRAEPPGTYFYHSHVGLQLDRGLLGPLVVEERDPHVEYDRDVVVVFDDYLPGEPHLPSDTGPGGGGMGGGMGGGGAGGTGGARMGDARPPYEGHLVNGRLPSDPARFEVTEGERVRFRFVNAASATVYGVRMAGHEMAITHADGRPVEPVQADSFVFGAGERYDAVVEASNPGTWSLRADALDGNEPPARAVLAYDGANESATPTAPSSPSERLEYGDLRAVSSLDGVDGSPDRTFDLTLSRGRGEYVWTIDGQAYPEADPLSIRPGEHVRIRMTNRSPVVHPMHLHGHFFRVGDAVKDTVLVPGHMGQVAIDFHADNPGRWLFHCHNLYHLDAGMARVLRYVE; encoded by the coding sequence ATGGAACCCGACCACAAGCACACGCGCGAAGACGGTACACCGAACGACGACCAGTCGAGACCGCTCTCCCGGCGGGCGCTCCTTCGCTCGGCTCAGGTAGCCGCGGTCGGTGCGCTCGCGGGATGTGTCGGCAGTATCCCGGGAACGGGCTCGAACGGTCGCGAGGTCACGCCACGGCCGACGGTCACCGAGGAACCGGACGAATCGGTCGGTCTCACCGCCGCGCCCGGGACGGCGACCGGACCGACCGGGGCGAACGAGACGTGGGCGTACGAAGGGCGGTTCCCGGGCCCCGAACTCCGCGTTCGAGAGGGAGACGTTCTCGGCGTCGAACTCACCAACGACCTGCCCGACGAGACGACGATTCACTGGCACGGCGTGCCCGTTCCGAACCCCGTCGACGGCGTGCCCGGAGTGACGCAGGAGCCGGTGCGGCCCGGCGAGACGTACGGGTACGAGTTCCGCGCCGAACCTCCTGGCACGTACTTCTACCACAGTCACGTCGGACTGCAACTCGACCGCGGGTTACTCGGTCCGCTCGTCGTCGAGGAACGGGACCCGCACGTCGAGTACGACCGGGACGTGGTCGTCGTGTTCGACGACTACCTCCCCGGCGAACCGCACCTGCCATCCGACACCGGTCCGGGCGGTGGCGGTATGGGGGGCGGCATGGGTGGCGGCGGCGCTGGCGGAACGGGAGGCGCGAGGATGGGCGACGCGCGCCCGCCGTACGAGGGACACCTCGTCAACGGCCGACTCCCGAGCGACCCGGCACGGTTCGAGGTGACGGAGGGTGAGCGGGTTCGGTTCCGGTTCGTGAACGCCGCCAGCGCGACGGTGTACGGCGTCCGGATGGCCGGTCACGAGATGGCGATAACGCACGCCGACGGCCGGCCGGTCGAACCGGTGCAGGCGGACTCGTTCGTCTTCGGTGCCGGAGAGCGATACGACGCCGTGGTCGAAGCGAGCAACCCGGGGACGTGGTCACTCCGAGCGGACGCGCTCGACGGGAACGAACCGCCCGCGAGGGCGGTTCTCGCGTACGACGGGGCGAACGAGTCGGCGACGCCGACGGCCCCGTCGTCGCCGAGCGAGCGACTCGAATACGGGGACCTGCGCGCCGTCTCGTCGCTCGACGGGGTCGACGGGAGTCCCGACAGAACCTTCGACCTGACGCTGTCCCGCGGCAGGGGGGAGTACGTCTGGACGATCGACGGACAGGCCTACCCCGAAGCGGACCCGCTCTCGATTCGCCCGGGCGAACACGTCCGCATCCGGATGACGAACCGGAGCCCCGTCGTCCATCCGATGCACCTCCACGGACACTTCTTCCGGGTCGGCGACGCCGTCAAAGACACCGTCCTCGTGCCGGGTCACATGGGACAGGTCGCCATCGACTTCCACGCCGACAACCCCGGTCGGTGGCTGTTCCACTGTCACAACCTCTACCACCTCGACGCGGGGATGGCGCGCGTCCTCAGATACGTCGAGTGA
- a CDS encoding DUF4396 domain-containing protein, producing MPIQQLVTQLEHTFAPARQLLTPILSSPAVMGVWALLVVASVGTLWWDVRNRNQALPSMMKGVWTLVVLYSGPFGLAIYWYSGRTQISHDSVWRRGLRSTAHCYSGCGAGEVVGILTAQAILGLAIGWVAAITFGFAYLFGYALTVGPLMQEGVAFWESMKDALYSETPSITIMEIVAIGADLLLAASAHVTDVLFWMALAFSLSLGFVAAFPINVVLVNFGVKEGMKNPAEMGDDGRSTRSQAQAGD from the coding sequence ATGCCAATTCAACAACTCGTCACACAGCTCGAACACACGTTCGCACCGGCCCGCCAGTTGCTGACACCGATCCTCTCCAGTCCCGCCGTGATGGGCGTCTGGGCGCTTCTCGTCGTCGCGTCCGTCGGCACGCTCTGGTGGGACGTCAGAAATCGGAATCAGGCGCTCCCGTCGATGATGAAAGGGGTCTGGACGCTGGTCGTCCTCTACTCCGGCCCGTTCGGCCTCGCTATCTACTGGTACTCCGGACGGACGCAGATTTCGCACGACTCGGTGTGGCGACGGGGTCTCCGCTCGACGGCCCACTGCTACTCGGGGTGCGGTGCGGGCGAAGTCGTCGGCATCCTCACCGCACAGGCGATTCTCGGCCTCGCAATCGGCTGGGTTGCCGCCATCACGTTCGGCTTCGCGTACCTGTTCGGCTACGCGCTCACCGTCGGCCCCCTGATGCAGGAGGGCGTCGCTTTCTGGGAGTCGATGAAGGACGCCCTCTACAGCGAGACGCCGTCGATCACCATCATGGAGATAGTCGCCATCGGGGCGGACCTGCTCCTCGCCGCGTCGGCACACGTCACCGACGTCCTGTTCTGGATGGCGCTGGCGTTCTCGCTGTCGCTCGGGTTCGTCGCCGCCTTCCCCATCAACGTCGTCCTCGTCAACTTCGGCGTGAAAGAGGGTATGAAGAACCCCGCCGAGATGGGCGACGACGGCCGCAGCACGCGTTCGCAGGCGCAGGCGGGCGACTGA
- a CDS encoding AIM24 family protein, giving the protein MELTEFTRSNAPSTGVDGFQRENKRLLNVPVDGTVMIKAGTMVAYTGEMTFTGKSSAEGGLTGFIKEAVSSEGTPIMEAEGNGNLYVADQGKKVQILDLDADESISVNGDDVLAFESGVDYEINTIGGLSEAAAGGLTNVYLTGPGTVAISTHGDPVVMTPPVFTDPDATVAWSTNLSPSVATNKTFEIGQTSGEAVQMEFTGNEGFVVVQPYEEGGQRHGQ; this is encoded by the coding sequence ATGGAGTTAACAGAGTTCACGCGGTCGAACGCCCCGTCTACGGGCGTCGACGGATTCCAGCGAGAGAACAAGCGACTGCTGAACGTCCCGGTCGACGGGACGGTGATGATAAAGGCCGGGACGATGGTCGCCTACACCGGCGAGATGACGTTCACGGGGAAGTCGTCCGCCGAAGGCGGACTCACCGGGTTCATCAAAGAGGCCGTCAGCAGCGAAGGGACGCCGATAATGGAGGCCGAGGGCAACGGGAACCTCTACGTCGCCGACCAGGGCAAGAAAGTTCAGATTCTGGACCTCGACGCGGACGAGTCCATCTCGGTCAACGGCGACGACGTCCTCGCGTTCGAGTCCGGCGTCGACTACGAGATAAACACCATCGGCGGCCTCTCGGAGGCCGCGGCGGGCGGTCTGACGAACGTCTACCTCACCGGCCCCGGCACGGTGGCCATCTCGACGCACGGCGACCCGGTGGTGATGACGCCGCCGGTGTTCACCGACCCGGACGCCACCGTCGCGTGGAGCACCAACCTCTCTCCGTCCGTCGCGACGAACAAGACGTTCGAAATCGGTCAGACGTCGGGCGAGGCGGTGCAGATGGAGTTCACCGGCAACGAGGGCTTCGTCGTCGTTCAACCGTACGAGGAGGGCGGTCAACGACACGGACAGTAG